A stretch of the Orcinus orca chromosome 1, mOrcOrc1.1, whole genome shotgun sequence genome encodes the following:
- the DEGS1 gene encoding sphingolipid delta(4)-desaturase DES1 isoform X1, translating into MGNRVSREDFEWVYTDQPHATRRQEILAKYPEIRSLMKPDSNLIWIVILMVLTQFVAFYLVKDLDWKWVLFWAYAFGSCINHSTTLAIHEVSHNSAFGQCKPMRNRWFGIFANLPIGVPYSISFKRYHMDHHRYLGGDGVDVDIPTDFEGWFFCTTFRKFIWVILQPLFYAFRPLFINPKPISYLEIINTVIQITFDVAIYYVLGIKSLVYMLVATLLGLGLHPISGHFIAEHYMFLKGHETYSYYGPLNLLTFNVGYHNEHHDFPNIPGKSLPLVRKIAAEYYESLPHYNSWIKVLYDFVTDDTISPYSRVKRHQKGSVVLE; encoded by the exons ATGGGGAACCGCGTTTCTCGGGAAGACTTCGAGTGGGTCTACACCGACCAGCCCCACGCCACTCGGCGCCAGGAGATCCTGG CAAAGTATCCAGAGATAAGATCCTTAATGAAACCTGATTCCAACTTGATATGGATTGTAATTTTGATGGTTCTCACTCAGTTTGTTGCATTTTACTTAGTGAAGGACTTGGACTGGAAATGGGTCCTATTTTGGGCGTATGCCTTTGGCAGCTGCATTAATCATTCAACGACTCTGGCTATTCATGAAGTTTCCCACAACAGTGCCTTTGGCCAATGCAAACCTATGAGGAATCGTTGGTTTGGAATATTTGCTAATCTCCCTATTGGTGTTCCATATTCAATTTCCTTTAAGAGGTATCACATGGATCATCATCGATACCTCGGTGGTGATGGCGTCGATGTGGATATTCCAACTGATTTTGAAGGCTGGTTCTTCTGTACCACTTTCAGAAAGTTTATCTGGGTTATTCTTCAACCTCTCTTTTATGCTTTTCGGCCTCTGTTCATCAACCCCAAACCAATTTCTTATCTGGAAATCATCAATACTGTGATCCAGATCACTTTTGACGTTGCGATTTACTACGTTTTGGGAATTAAATCTTTAGTCTACATGTTGGTGGCAACCTTACTTGGCCTAGGTTTGCACCCAATCTCTGGACATTTTATAGCTGAACATTACATGTTCTTAAAAGGACATGAAACTTACTCATACTATGGGCCTCTGAATTTACTCACCTTCAATGTGGGTTACCATAATGAACACCATGACTTCCCCAACATTCCCGGAAAAAGCCTTCCCCTG GTGAGGAAGATAGCAGCTGAGTACTATGAGAGCCTCCCCCACTACAATTCCTGGATAAAAGTACTGTATGATTTTGTGACGGATGATACAATAAGTCCCTATTCGAGGGTGAAGAGGCATCAAAAAGGCAGCGTGGTTCTGGAGTAA
- the DEGS1 gene encoding sphingolipid delta(4)-desaturase DES1 isoform X2, with protein MKPDSNLIWIVILMVLTQFVAFYLVKDLDWKWVLFWAYAFGSCINHSTTLAIHEVSHNSAFGQCKPMRNRWFGIFANLPIGVPYSISFKRYHMDHHRYLGGDGVDVDIPTDFEGWFFCTTFRKFIWVILQPLFYAFRPLFINPKPISYLEIINTVIQITFDVAIYYVLGIKSLVYMLVATLLGLGLHPISGHFIAEHYMFLKGHETYSYYGPLNLLTFNVGYHNEHHDFPNIPGKSLPLVRKIAAEYYESLPHYNSWIKVLYDFVTDDTISPYSRVKRHQKGSVVLE; from the exons ATGAAACCTGATTCCAACTTGATATGGATTGTAATTTTGATGGTTCTCACTCAGTTTGTTGCATTTTACTTAGTGAAGGACTTGGACTGGAAATGGGTCCTATTTTGGGCGTATGCCTTTGGCAGCTGCATTAATCATTCAACGACTCTGGCTATTCATGAAGTTTCCCACAACAGTGCCTTTGGCCAATGCAAACCTATGAGGAATCGTTGGTTTGGAATATTTGCTAATCTCCCTATTGGTGTTCCATATTCAATTTCCTTTAAGAGGTATCACATGGATCATCATCGATACCTCGGTGGTGATGGCGTCGATGTGGATATTCCAACTGATTTTGAAGGCTGGTTCTTCTGTACCACTTTCAGAAAGTTTATCTGGGTTATTCTTCAACCTCTCTTTTATGCTTTTCGGCCTCTGTTCATCAACCCCAAACCAATTTCTTATCTGGAAATCATCAATACTGTGATCCAGATCACTTTTGACGTTGCGATTTACTACGTTTTGGGAATTAAATCTTTAGTCTACATGTTGGTGGCAACCTTACTTGGCCTAGGTTTGCACCCAATCTCTGGACATTTTATAGCTGAACATTACATGTTCTTAAAAGGACATGAAACTTACTCATACTATGGGCCTCTGAATTTACTCACCTTCAATGTGGGTTACCATAATGAACACCATGACTTCCCCAACATTCCCGGAAAAAGCCTTCCCCTG GTGAGGAAGATAGCAGCTGAGTACTATGAGAGCCTCCCCCACTACAATTCCTGGATAAAAGTACTGTATGATTTTGTGACGGATGATACAATAAGTCCCTATTCGAGGGTGAAGAGGCATCAAAAAGGCAGCGTGGTTCTGGAGTAA